The Primulina eburnea isolate SZY01 chromosome 18, ASM2296580v1, whole genome shotgun sequence genome segment TGACGAACTCCCTCATTTTCGAACAAATTTCGTTGGCCAAACGGGTGGcctaacatgcatataacataATAACCTGAGCTCTGATATCATGTTAAAATTGAgatttggacctaactcaactctAAAAGCTAGCTCACGACGAAAAGATCGTCCAAGTTCATATATGCAACTCTCATATATGCTAACGATATTTTATAAAAGTCGGGGTTGTTGTTGCACAATATTTATTGCAATGGCTAAAAACAGTTTAAATGACAACTTCTATAAACTTTTCTTGCTTTTATCGTGTCCGAGTATGAGACATTGGCATTTGGCAGGTCCATAACAGAAAAGGAAACTTCACATTTCAAGGAGGATGACACGCTGGAGAGTTTCCAGTCCTTTTCTTCGCATTAATTCATTTTCAGGTTCAGGTATAAATCATGGTGAAGATGTGAAAACGAAAACTTACAGTTTTAAGACTGCTAAGTTTTTCTTCACGAGAACTGGGTACCCCTAGGCCATTTTGGTCAGCGTCTGTATCAGCTCCATAGCAATCAAGAGGGTACGTACCTCCGCCTTACCAGTTCTGGGACGACATTTCCCAACGTTCTTGGTTTGGGAAACTTCCCCGTCCAACGCGTCTACATCTTTATGCATCAATGTGATCTTATTTGAAATCGTTTTGTTGGGATGCAACCAAAGTCCCATATTGGAAGATCTAGAAAAAGATCATGAGTTTATAaagatggaatgatatctccattggtatgaGGTCTTTTGGGTGGTTCCAAAAGCAAAACCATGGTGAGGGCTCCCGGtaaaaatccttgattaaaTTCTCAGGGTGGTTTATGCTCCCAGTATTCATGTAAGGCGTGCGTTCCAACGCAGTGAAGTGAAGTATTCTCGATTGGAGGACGAATAAGGCTTGAGGGGAGGCTCGGACCATGAGAATAATAGTGGAACTTCGTTTGAGAGGAGGATTGTTGGGATGCAACCAAAGTCTCACACTGAAAGATCTAGAGAAAGATCATGAGTTTATAAAGATGAaatgatatctccattggtatgaggcctTTTGGGTGGTTCCAAAAACAAAACTATGAAGGTTAAAacccaaagtggacaatatcataccaGTGTGGAGATATCTGGATTCCATTGGTCCTAACACGTTTCATCGACAACAGTCCTAAAAGTAAAAAATCAATGGATAATATTGACATTGTCAAACAAATGACGAATATCACTCGAGCTGAAATCAAAAGGTTTTCTACTCTGTAATTCTTCACTCTGATAGGCTGATGTATGGATGGTGTGAAATCGGGCACCGATTAAAAAGTAAAAATGTATATTTCTTTGTTGAAGGAATTAGGAGAAAATGAAATACAGCCGCTTACATAAGAGAATAAGGTTGATTAACcataagagtaggtctcttgtgagacggtctcacgaatcattatctgtaagacgggttaaccttaccgatattcacaataaaaagtaatactcttagcataaaaaataatattttttcatggataactcaaataagatatccgtctcacaaaacacGACCCGTAAAATCATCTCACAGATGTTTTTGCCTAATAATAGAGTGAGGATAAATAGAAATATGGCCTCGTCCGGCTTATTGAAGATTCTTTTAAGAAAAAAACTATTACTCCTCGAATAAGTGGTGTTAGACACTGACTATTGGAACAGGATGAAATGGATATTCATCGGTCAtcatggtttctttcttctcaGGGAACTTCAGCACAACCTTGTTGATTCTATCTTGAATaatctatatacctataaaagtgtggatgaTGGGCAAAGTTTTTGATTGTGATTTTACTACATTGCCCAAAAACTATGCATTGTTTGTATTAATTGCATGGGCATtggtggaaaaaatatataaaattttgggaCAAATTTGGAATAATGGATTTGTAATGTATTGATTATGTATTTAATTgaggtatttatttttttgaactcATTAAACACATGAGGATCatagtgtttttatttttttaatagaaaattgtaaaataagaaattttgaaaataatattacataaaaattgattcgatattcgataataaaaaatatattagaaaaataatattttcttcatacataattcttacagaaaatattaaaaaaatatatatttaactattatacttataaaagtacaaaaagaataacaaaattttccttGTAAATTTTCTACTATTCTCATAAATTGTGTATTGTCagattaattgcatgaaaattacacaatcattaaatacataaggattaaaatagtgtttttattttttaataaaaaattgcaacataagaatctttgaaaataatgttacataaaaattgaataaatattttaaaataaaaatacattagagaaataatattttcttgatacataattcttagaaaaaatattaaaacaatagctttttttaattttaaaaaatcattacaaatattaaaagaatatatatttaactattatacttataaaagtgtaaaaataataacaaagtttttgattgtaaattttctaccatccccttaaattgtgtgttgttagattaattgcatggaAATTTTCTACATAATTTATGGGAAATCTATgcattaaaaatgaatatatgtttgataataaaaatatattttttttatctataaacCTACGTAAGTGTAGATAATTGACAATTTTTTCAATTgtcaaaagataaaaatgacatcctcatcaatacaaatccaaaaattcaataaagatatatttgtaaatttctaattgttgtaagtgtaaaaagaaaatatcaatttttttatttattccacctaatatataattaattagtagcctaattattccacatcatatataattaatagtctAACAATTGCTAATGAATTATCACTACAATATACATTGTTTGTAATAATTTATATCACTTCAAGAATAAAATGTAATTCCTAAATTAATTTTCTCAAATAATCCATCTTTATActaagtttaaatattttatccttttaattttctttctacatgttattttattattttaatgcaattttgtaattatattttagtgtagtttctaattaagtaataaattataagTATCACATGAagatataagaaaaaaataattatatatgcaaTAGTACAATAACATgataagtatataataatataataatatgaaatttaatactaatatattttattattttttaactaagaattgaaagaaaagaatttaataaattatttattagaatttatatcaataattatgaattttaatatactaataatatcataaaatacgaatctgatagaaaaaataaaatagttaGCTATAATAagaagtttaaatattttagtcgcacttataaatatatatatatatatatatatatatatatatatatatatataagacaaAGTCTTTTATTGGAATCCTTTTTACAGAGGAAGGAGTGACGTGTGAGTGTTTTACATCCATAAAATTCCCGTGTCTTTACTATTCACAAGTTTTTACATTTCAaactaggcaaaaacttgtatgaaacggtctcacgggtcgtatttgtgagacggatcccttatttggatcatccatgaaaaagtattactttttatgctaagaatattactttttatttgaatatgggtagggttgacccgccTCAcgaattaagatccgtgagacggtctcacatgagactaactCTTCAAACTATATCTTGTTGTTTAGATTGTCAACTGGTTGAAAATATCATTAGAAATATTGAACCGTCTTTCACACTTTTCACGTGGTTAGTATTTATAACCGTTTGAGAAAATCTTTCAACCGTGtaaaaatgattgaaaacaaattttaaaagcaaattttgagtattatatgttatattttattatcaattattattatttcattagttttgataatattttgacgAGTTagtcataaatattttaaattaacaaTTATTTGTCCTTAGTGTGCttcacttatataaattatgatttatgcaTTTATAAAATCCATAATCTGGTTGATTTTTAGGTCATTATACCTTATACGTTGTTCTTTAGGTTATTATACCTTATACGTGGTTcttagatatatatattttcaaaatttgtttcagttcaattcattctatatattatgctaattataatttattatataacataaaattaacgacttgaatttcaatttgagaaacaattttgaaagtaaagtatataagttcttaattaatttattcgtctaatatgacaaaagactaaatcaatataaataaaaaaatgaatcaaattatttttaaaaaaaatcaaattttaatttttattaaataattaatatttacgtGCGTCGCACGTGCTTCTTGCTAGTATCCTTAAATGCTCAACATGAATTTGTACCATGGTTGTAGGAATTATGGTATCTGCAAAAAATGTGACGAAATTCTCCATTGTCGGAGAAAATAAAAAGTTTCCTATTTCTTGAAGACATCGAACGTGAACTGACTGTGATTTTGGCTTTGAGttatcgacgaaccgactttaACAGTGTCAGCAGTCATGTGCTTCAACAATGGACATAAAAAAGAACCAGATTTACCAACTTCTACTAATGTCACATCCTAATTATAATAGGAACCAACACTAGTCTTTCTCCTTCTTGGTTCTTCTTTCAATGATTCCTCGTACTCGGCCATTCTAAAAAGGGAGAAATTAGCATTGATTTACAGTCGTGAACGGGTCTATTAACTCCACTGACTTTGGGGCTCTCCCCCGCCATGAATCTGATTCTTATCGCACGAACTCAATCTTCTCCAACAACAAGTCATTTCGGGGCAAGCGGATCATTTATAACGAAGAGGTAGAAACCACTGAACTTGGTTCTGTGGATCTTCTTCCTCGACTCAAAATCCAGTCTCTATGTGCCAACTAAACACATTCAGGTTCCGTAGAAACACCTTAcacttatttttaaatttcttaaatCTCTCAATGAACAAATAAGTGGTTTCCCCCGagccttgttttttttttttgggtcaaTTCACCTTAGGTAATTCTGGACTAAacaaataaatacaaaaaatagTGAAAGTTGGTCAATAGTCCGAATTCATGCGGAAGTTCGTGttatttattcatttatttttgTGGCGATACATCACAATCGCTACCTTTCGATAAACACTAGATAAATCATCAGTCTTAAATGTGCTATcaattgatattatatgattcATGTTTccaaaaatatatttcataacaacttgtttcttttttttttctgaaaaagaaaaagaaaaaaagtatttacactaaatttatttcaaaattacaTTCAAGAAATGCCATTTGTATGTACTAAATCGTTCATAAATTTGTTTATTATATACTCTTCCTAAAATACCatgtaaaatataaaatatatgcaTCTAAACCATCGTACCAAACAACCAAAACCTATTTTATGCAACACAAGACAACCTCTATACATCATATGACAAGAAACCACAAATACATGTTTCTGATCAAGAAAATGCAACTGCGTCTCCTTCTGCAGCCGCAAACGAAGGCGTGAGCCAACCTCTTTCTGCTGCATACTTTACATAAAAACCAAACTTATCCTTGGCGTTTGGAacatcaagagccagatcttCAATCCCATCTCTCATCCTGCTGAAACCTTTCGTCATCTGAGTGATCGTAATCAACCCTTCGTCAGAGCAAACTTGCAGCAAATCCAGAAACCTGTCATTTTGCTTCTCCATCGCCATAACCAGAGCTTTCTTCACCACCTCATGATTGAAAAAAGGCATGCTCAAATCACGGATGCATTGGCAGGCCTCATTTAGCACACCCCCGCTCTCGTATTCCTCGAGAAGTTTTTGAATCTTGTCTTTTGCATCCTCCACAGCCCAGCCTGTACCACCGCCCCAGCACCTCAAGATCCTCTCCCCAGCGTGACGTGCTGCTATGAGTGATCGAGCTGAACACACAGTTTCACTGCCACTACAATTTGGTGGCAGCCTGCTGGCTATCTCTTCCAAGTTTAGTGGGGTGAGGACATCATCTATGACAGCTCTTGCTAGGAAAAAGGCAAGTTCATTTGAAGCGTCTAAAATGTCAATTGCTGTGTCTTCTGCAGATTCCAGTAGCATAATAAAACCATTGATTATGTCTTCTGTTGAAAAGATCTCTATATGAAGCACTGAAAGCAAAACAGAGGCCATTTCTTTCTCTCTGTTTCTCCTGTCCAGTGCTAGAGTCACGAGCTTCTTAAGAAAAATAGGTTTATGCTTTGGCATTCTTAGATCTTCCAGGCTTCGAATCAGTTCAGGGATATCATCTGAGAGGAAGTATTCATGAACTATAGCGATAATTTCTTCCTTGTAGCGCCTCAATTTTTCGtcatttttgtttgtttttttctcATCCTCAGTCAAAGATTTTAAGTAAGCTGTGTCAAGCCATCCATCAGACATTGCTTGGGAAATAAAGGGGTAGAAGAAATTCTTGGCAGAAGGAATATCAAGGGCAAGATCATCAAGGCTCTCAAATACTCGAGTAAAACCCTTTACCATTTGGTTTGAACTTATTAAACCATCATTTGCAGCTTCCTTTAGCAACTTCAGGATGAGTGGTTCTATTGTTGGTATCTCCATGGCAAAAACCAATGCTCTTTTCACAACTTCGTGATGGAGAAATGGAACACCCAACTGTCTAATACATCGAGAGGCTTCTGAAGCATCTCCACTCTCCACATATGTTCTTAGAAGTTCAGTGATTTTTTTCTCTACCTCAACAACAGTAATATGTGTACTTCCCCCCCACCGTCTTTCTACAAGTTCTGCA includes the following:
- the LOC140819653 gene encoding MA3 DOMAIN-CONTAINING TRANSLATION REGULATORY FACTOR 1-like; the protein is MHSSYCNELTMIIDGTGGKGTWSNLLDTVGETCIDQKDSNYDSGPEPCELVGSNASHTLDEYKKAVISIIDDYFNTGDVEVAASDLTELGSSQYHPYFIKHLVSMAMDRHTKEKEMASVLLSALYADVINAAQIRQGFFMLLESADDLAIDVLDTVEILALFIARALVDDILPLVFITKSRKMLSETSMGVEVLQTAEKSYLSAPHYAELVERRWGGSTHITVVEVEKKITELLRTYVESGDASEASRCIRQLGVPFLHHEVVKRALVFAMEIPTIEPLILKLLKEAANDGLISSNQMVKGFTRVFESLDDLALDIPSAKNFFYPFISQAMSDGWLDTAYLKSLTEDEKKTNKNDEKLRRYKEEIIAIVHEYFLSDDIPELIRSLEDLRMPKHKPIFLKKLVTLALDRRNREKEMASVLLSVLHIEIFSTEDIINGFIMLLESAEDTAIDILDASNELAFFLARAVIDDVLTPLNLEEIASRLPPNCSGSETVCSARSLIAARHAGERILRCWGGGTGWAVEDAKDKIQKLLEEYESGGVLNEACQCIRDLSMPFFNHEVVKKALVMAMEKQNDRFLDLLQVCSDEGLITITQMTKGFSRMRDGIEDLALDVPNAKDKFGFYVKYAAERGWLTPSFAAAEGDAVAFS